A single window of Colletotrichum destructivum chromosome 9, complete sequence DNA harbors:
- a CDS encoding Putative INO80 complex, subunit Ies4 protein, giving the protein MSPTPSVSRRKSNGGKGGLVVTLAVSADRLKQILDPSPVEEDSPVKMDIEETNGTKETQESQDSPATSTTLPAPVATNGETASDSNPGTPAGDGTPAPTSMGPPTEGVKKKGTKRSAAAVNGLGPDGQPKIRGKPGPKKKARLEDGTIDPNARAGAAGHKLGPKANQGAINAGLRALDRSGKPCRKWAKGGFTLKSFTGIVWEVPRWVAPPKTVPESSTEDSAAASVDSSSKENKENDQVKSDANSAANSGADVEMRSAPGSIPASSPAPMAITAAS; this is encoded by the exons ATGTCTCCCACTCCATCCGTCAGCCGACGCAAGTCGAACGGAGGcaagggcggcctcgtcgtcaccctCGCTGTCAGCGCAGACAGGTTGAAGCAGATCCTCGACCCCAGTCCCGTTGAGGAAGATTCGCCCGTCAAGATGGACATCGAGGAGACAAATGGGACGAAGGAGACGCAAGAGTCTCAGGACTCGCCTGCCACGTCAACGACGTTGCCTGCCCCGGTCGCCACGAACGGCGAAACAGCATCCGACTCGAACCCTGGCACGCCTGCCGGTGATGGCACTCCCGCACCCACGTCAATGGGACCTCCCACGGAGGGagtcaagaagaagggcaccaAGCGTagcgctgctgctgtcaaCGGACTTGGTCCCGATGGGCAGCCCAAGATCCGAGGTAAACCAGGAcctaagaagaaggcgagaCT TGAGGACGGCACAATCGATCCAAATGCCCgcgctggtgctgctggacATAAGCTGGGACCAAAGGCGAACCAAGGTGCCATCAATGCTGGCCTGCGGGCTCTCGACCGGTCTGGCAAGCCTTGCCGCAAGTGGGCGAAGGGCGGTTTTACGCTCAAGAGTTTCACGGGCATCGTCTGGGAGGTACCTCGATGGGTCGCGCCGCCCAAGACTGTGCCCGAGTCCAGCACTGAAGACTCTGCTGCAGCTTCTGTCGACAGCAGTTCCAAGGAGAACAAGGAGAATGACCAGGTCAAGAGCGATGCTAACAGTGCGGCCAacagcggcgccgacgttgaGATGCGGAGCGCTCCCGGCAGCATTCCAGCGAGCTCGCCCGCGCCGATGGCCATTACCGCCGCGTCATGA
- a CDS encoding Putative B30.2/SPRY domain, CRA domain, concanavalin A-like lectin/glucanase domain superfamily: protein MTNPFHASAHHIDTNTPAGSSGLLPRRFPYASIVSGAPPHHNPPYLSHPGRTSVISQILNNSDDITFEPASGYYEPIRSDDMDADRNGTSPNGASARSSRGSQLPSFSRAFDMFMANPAGSAAGSGSTLGGGFFVPSYLAGSTYVQRLEETHLAKLRAQKESQATQAQSGGSLPTSASSVSLHSKPSAHRGVNYDVIEKPPAFEEDEAFAPLPTRWNSLDKYGALDILSDGLEVRYIGPRGQTERDHEAFCIRADNPMPPQCGIYYFEVNVLSGKRDDMTIVIGFSGKSVGLARPPGWEADSWGYHSDDGHCYAGQTAGKPYGPSFTASDVIGCGVNFRTGEVFFTKNGVHLGTAFREVGKACSLYPTVGLKKSGEHVRVNFGQTPFFFDIDGMMTQEKQRVQSEISQTSTASLVPAMNETELVQALVLQFLQHDGYVETARAFAEEINAEKKALSLDPDAPIEGINVKDDEHANKRQRIRRAVLEGDIDRALKHTNAFYPQVLKDNEQVYFRLRCRKFIEMVRTAAEMRAASETKKSNGHNVDISAQAMDLDANGTENGAWDQMDTEHSTEVPLDINELEIATLQYGQELHAEFKDDPRREVTKHLADIYALLAYANPLKEKDVVHLLDRKGRLAVAEELNSAILLSLGKSSRAALEKIYAQTSVLLDDLRENGGPGAFVSLQDVIEEIPKSQPF from the exons ATGACAAACCCATTCCATGCTTCTGCACACCATATCGATACAAACACACCCGCGGGAAGCTCTGGTCTTCTCCCACGCCGCTTCCCCTACGCTTCAATCGTCTCGGGGGCTCCGCCACACCACAACCCACCCTACCTCTCGCACCCCGGCCGAACTTCGGTCATCTCCCAGATTCTCAACAACTCCGACGACATCACTTTCGAACCGGCCTCGGGCTACTACGAACCGATCAGGAGCGACGACATGGACGCTGATAGGAACGGCACCAGCCCGAATGGCGCGTCCGCGAGGTCGTCGCGCGGCAGCCAGCTGCCTTCATTCTCGAGGGCCTTTGATATGTTCATGGCGAACCCTGCAGGCTCAGCTGCAGGCTCTGGCAGCACACTAGGgggcggcttcttcgtcccGTCCTACCTCGCAGGATCGACATATGTCCAGCGGCTGGAGGAAACACACTTGGCAAAGTTGCGGGCGCAGAAGGAGTCCCAAGCAACCCAGGCCCAGTCTGGTGGGAGCTTGCCTACGAGCGCAAGCAGCGTCAGTCTTCACAGCAAGCCGAGTGCCCATCGAGGGGTGAATTACGATGTCATTGAGAAACCCCCCGCCtttgaggaagacgaagcgTTTGCCCCTTTACCCACGAGATGGAACAGTCTCGACAAATATGGTGCTTTGGATATCCTCTcagacggcctcgaggtcagGTACATCGGCCCTAGGGGCCAGACAGAGCGCGATCACGAGGCTTTCTGCATACGTGCCGACAACCCCATGCCCCCGCAGTGTGGCATCTACTACTTCGAGGTCAATGTATTATCGGGCAAGCGTGATGA CATGACTATCGTTATCGGATTTTCAGGCAAGAGCGTGGGACTTGCGAGACCCCCAGGTTGGGAAGCGGATTCTTGGGGCTATCACAGTGATGACGGCCACTGTTATGCCGGTCAAACCGCCGGAAAGCCTTACGGACCCTCCTTCACGGCGTCTGATGTGATCGGCTGTGGTGTCAATTTCCGGACTGGCGAAGTTTTCTTCACAAAGAACGGTGTACATTTGGGCACCGCTTTTCGCGAAGTCGGAAAAGCATGTAGCCTTTACCCGACAGTTGGATTGAAGAAGTCGGGAGAACACGTCCGTGTCAACTTCGGTCAGACGCCCTTCTTTTTCGATATTGACGGCATGATGACG CAAGAAAAACAGCGGGTTCAGAGTGAAATCTCGCAGACTAGCACGGCGAGCCTGGTGCCAGCGATGAATGAGACTGAGCTGGTTCAGGCACTT GTTCTGCAATTTCTCCAGCATGATGGTTACGtcgagacggcgagggcatTTGCGGAAGAAATCAATGCCGAAAAGAAGGCACTGAGCCTCGACCCGGATGCTCCCATTGAAGGCATCAATGTTAAGGACGACGAGCATGCCAACAAGCGACAAC GGATCCGACGAGCTGTACTAGAGGGTGATATTGACAGGGCGCTTAAGCACACCAACGCGTTTTACCCTCAAGTTCTCAAAGACAACGAGCAGGTTTACTTCCGGCTACGGTGCCGTAAATTCATTGAGATGGTCCGGACCGCCGCTGAAATGAGAGCCGCGTCGGAGACAAAGAAGAGCAATGGCCACAATGTCGACATCAGCGCCCAGGCAATGGACCTTGATGCTAATGGCACCGAGAATGGGGCCTGGGATCAAATGGACACGGAACACTCCACCGAGGTCCCTCTCGATATCAACGAGCTTGAGATTGCGACTCTACAATACGGGCAGGAGCTTCACGCCGAGTTCAAGGACGACCCCAGACGAGAGGTCACCAAGCACTTGGCGGACATTTATGCCCTTCTTGCGTATGCAAACCCTCTGAAAGAGAAGGACGTCGTCCACCTACTCGACAGAAAAGGCCGTCTGGCAGTCGCAGAGGAGCTCAACTCGGCGATTCTTT TGTCGTTGGGTAAATCTTCTCGTGCGGCTCTCGAAAAGATTTACGCCCAGACGAGCGTTCTATTGGATGACCTGCGGGAAAATGGCGGACCAGGCGCCTTCGTCTCTTTACAGGACGTCATCGAAGAGATACCAAAATCTCAGCCTTTTTAG
- a CDS encoding Putative thioredoxin-like, metaxin, glutathione S-transferase domain-containing protein — protein MSDHARSWFAVPAPVAALFRRFPLAVYPANDLPLRSPSRAGLPTLYVFVADDDAPRGRPSFNPSCLKWQTFLKIAGVEFRILPSTNHASPSGALPYLQPPSPLRPVAGAGRLEAYALDNSLLPAEKRPPPPAPSDRLRAYESLLDTRLRTAWLHALYLAPDNAPLLSRLYLRPASSSPLVRLALAHQVRSAAEAEVLKSTRSALVDPVRIYADARAALEALAALLDENTEVGEEDGPWFFSSPRPTLFDASVFAYTHLLLDGDFGWLDSTLPQILSGFPGLVRHRERLLERCFPDDEGVLV, from the exons ATGTCGGACCACGCGAGAAGCTGGTTCGCCGTCCCCGCCCCCGTAGCCGCCCTCTTCCGCCGCTTCCCCTTGGCCGTCTACCCCGCCAACGACCTGCCCCTCCGCTCCCCCTcccgcgccggcctgccGACCCTCTATgtcttcgtcgccgacgacgatgccccGAGAGGCCGGCCGAGCTTCAACCCATCATGTCTAAAGTGGCAG ACGTTCCTCAAAATCGCTGGCGTCGAATTCCGCATCCTTCCCTCCACCAACCACGCCTCCCCCTCCGGCGCCCTCCCCTACCTTcaacccccttcccccctccgccccgtcgccggcgccggcaggCTCGAAGCCTACGCCCTCGACAACTCCCTCCTTCCCGCCGAGAAgcggccgccaccgcctgCTCCCTCCGACCGTCTCCGCGCCTACGAGTCCCTCCTCGACACCCGCCTCCGCACCGCCTGGCTCCACGCCCTCTACCTTGCCCCGGATAACGCTCCGCTGCTGTCGCGCCTGTACCTCCGCCCGGCCTCCAGCAGccccctcgtccgcctcgcaCTGGCTCACCAGGtccgctccgccgccgaggcggaggtCCTTAAGTCCACCCGCagcgccctcgtcgacccggTGAGGATCTACGCcgacgcccgcgccgccctcgaggccctcgccgcgctgctcgacgagaacACCGAGgtcggggaggaggacggccCCTGGTTCTTCAGCTCCCCACGGCCGACCCTCTTCGACGCCTCCGTCTTCGCCTACAcgcatctcctcctcgacggcgacttcGGCTGGCTGGACAGCACCCTGCCCCAGATCCTGTCCGGCTTTCCCGGTCTGGTGAGGCACCGCGAGAGGCTACTGGAGCGCTGCTTtcccgacgacgagggggtCCTCGTGTAA
- a CDS encoding Putative short-chain dehydrogenase/reductase SDR, NAD(P)-binding domain superfamily: MDAASLFNVKDKIVLVTGGAKGIGYMISEGFVANGATVYISSRDAAACEAAAAALTARGPGTAHAIPADLQKLDDCRRLVSSLSSRTGGRLHVLVNNSGAAWGDTFDTYPDAAWTKLLTLNLHRVFTLTQLAAPLLEAAAAPAEGDPARVINIGSVDGLRVPLMSSFAYSASKAGLHHLSRALARELGPRGVTSNTLACGPFESKMMQATLDSMRDTIEAEIPLRRIGTPQDVAGACLFLSGRAGAFVTGATITVDGGIVLASKL; the protein is encoded by the exons ATGGACGCGGCATCTCTCTTCAACGTCAAG GACAAGATCGTCCTCGTGACGGGCGGCGCAAAGGGGATCGGTTACATGATCTCCGAGGGCttcgtcgccaacggcgccaCCGTCTACATCTCGtcccgcgacgccgccgcctgcgaggccgccgccgcggccctgACCGCCCGCGGGCCCGGCACCGCCCACGCCATCCCCGCCGACCTCCAGAAGCTCGAcgactgccgccgcctcgtctcGTCCCTCTCGTCCCGCACCGGCGGCCGCCTGCACGTGCTCGTCAACAACTCGGGCGCCGCCTGGGGCGACACTTTCGACACCTACCCGGACGCCGCCTGGACCAAGCTCCTCACCCTGAACCTCCACCGTGTCTTCACTCTGACCCAGCTCGCGGCGCCCcttctcgaggccgccgccgcccccgccgagggcgacccGGCCCGCGTCATCAACATCGGCagcgtcgacggcctgcgcGTGCCGCTGATGAGCAGCTTCGCCTACAGCGCCAGCAAGGCCGGCCTGCACCACCTGTCGCGCGCGCTGGCCCGCGAGCTGGGGCCCCGCGGCGTCACGAGCAACACGCTCGCGTGCGGACCCTTTGAGAGTAAGATGATGCAGGCCACGCTCGACTCCATGCGGGACACTATCGAGGCCGAGATTCCCCTGCGCCGCATCGGCACGCCCcaggacgtcgccggcgcgtGCCTGTTCCTGAGCGGCCGCGCAGGCGCCTTCGTCACGGGCGCGACCATCACTGTCGACGGCGGAATCGTGCTGGCCTCCAAGCTGTGA